In Pseudomonadota bacterium, the sequence TCCCCAAAAAATTCGTCCGCCCCGGAGGTGTTTTCTCCCGACAACCCGGAAGGGGTAAAATTCAGGGACCATTGTGCCCGCATTAATCTGGATCTGGCCCTGGAGTTTTTAAAAGGAGATGGCGAGGTCGCCATTATCGATGCCGCCAATGTCACCTGCCGGCGGCGGAAATTGATTCAACAGATATTCCCTGATTTTCCGGTTCTGCTGATCGAGTGCATGAATACCGATGAAGAGGCTCTGGAAGCAAATCTTGAACGCAAGGCCTTTTTAAAGGAGTTCAGCCATTTGAGCCGCGAGCAGGCCCTGGACAGTTTTCAGAGGCGGATAGAATTTTACGAAAGTATTTATGAGCCGTTGTGTGAAGAGCGAAATTTTATTCTGGTGGATTCTTTTGAGGGATATATCCTGCAGGAGCAATTGACCGACCTGATCCCCTATTATGACCGGATCCGCGACCTCATCACCACCCGGATCGTCCGCAATCTCTTTCTGGTCCGGCACGGGGAAACCTATTTCAACCAGGAGGACCGGATCGGCGGCGATTCGGATCTTACCGAAAACGGGCTGGCCCAGGCCAACGGGCTGGCGGAATATTTCGCCGGTGAACGGATCCCGATCATTTTTACCAGCAATTACAAGCGCACCCTGCAGACCGCCGCGCCGATAGCGGCAAAGCAGGAGCATTGCTCGCTCATTGCCCTCCCGGAATTCAACGAAATCTACGCCGGAATCTG encodes:
- a CDS encoding 6-phosphofructo-2-kinase/fructose-2,6-bisphosphatase, whose protein sequence is MKNKLVIAMAGLPARGKSTMARKIAGTLKRDDVQVRIFNNGDVRRQLSPKNSSAPEVFSPDNPEGVKFRDHCARINLDLALEFLKGDGEVAIIDAANVTCRRRKLIQQIFPDFPVLLIECMNTDEEALEANLERKAFLKEFSHLSREQALDSFQRRIEFYESIYEPLCEERNFILVDSFEGYILQEQLTDLIPYYDRIRDLITTRIVRNLFLVRHGETYFNQEDRIGGDSDLTENGLAQANGLAEYFAGERIPIIFTSNYKRTLQTAAPIAAKQEHCSLIALPEFNEIYAGICDGMTYGEIQEQMPEVAATRKHNKYDYAYPEGESYAAMEERIHRGLQKVFYLNNYDDNIMIVGHRAVNRMILSDFVFRPREEVPYIYMPQNRYYHIQVDPHKKIFELKPYTK